In the Gloeocapsa sp. PCC 73106 genome, TTGCCCTGACTGTATTGTTGGCGGTGCTGACCTTAGTTTTTCTCATTGCTGTCGCCACTATTCCTACTCCCGCTAACTACGTCAATGCGAGGGTAAATATAGCGATTCTCATTGCTCTATTGGTTGCTTTAATTCCCACTACTATCGGGGGTTTGCTCAGCGCCATTGGTATCGCTGGGATGGATCGAGTAGCTCAGTTTAACGTTGTGGCTACTTCTGGACGTGCAGTAGAAGCTTGTGGCGATATCAATACCCTAGTGCTAGATAAAACGGGTACTATTACCCTGGGTAACCGTTTAGCCGAAGAATTTATCCCTATCCACGCTCACTCAGTAGAAGAAGTAGCTAGTCTGGCTCTAGCCGCTAGCATCTTTGATACTACCCCTGAAGGTAAATCCATCATCCGGTTGGCTGAAAAACTGGGAGCAAAAATTGATTTTGACGTCAATCAAGCTCAGGGAGTGGATTTTTCTGCTCGCACGCGTATGAGTGGAACGGATCTACCCGATGGAAATGAGGTCAGAAAAGGCGCTGTAGATGCTATTCGGGGTTTTGTTCGTTCTAGAGGTGGACAATCAGGCACTGATTTAGAGGAAGCTTATGAACGAGTTTCCCGACTCGGTGGTACACCCCTGGCTTTGTGTAAAAACAATGAAATCTACGGAGTTATTTATCTCAAGGACATTATTAAACCAGGTATCCGCGAACGGTTCGATCAACTGCGCCGTATGGGAGTACGCACCGTGATGCTCACTGGAGATAACCGGATTACAGCATCGGTTATTGCTCAAGAAGCTGGAGTAGATGATTTTATCGCTGAGGCTACCCCAGAGGATAAGATTGAAGTCATTCAGAACGAACAAGCACAAGGTAAATTAGTAGCGATGACAGGAGATGGTACCAATGACGCTCCTGCTCTAGCACAGGCGAATGTGGGAGTAGCGATGAATTCGGGCACCCAAGCCGCTAAAGAAGCCGCCAATATGGTTGATCTAGATTCTGACCCCACTAAGCTCATCGATTTGGTCACCATAGGTAAACAGTTGTTAATTACTCGTGGTGCTCTGACAACTTTTTCGATTGCTAACGATATTTCTAAGTATTTTGCCATTATTCCAGCTATGTTCACTGATGTAGGTCTTGGACCTCTTAACATCATGGGGTTAGCTAGTTCTCAGTCGGCTGTTCTGTCCGCTTTAATTTACAACGCTTTAATTATTCCCGCTTTGATTCCCTTAGCCTTAAAAGGAGTACGCTTTCGACCTTTGACAGCTAATCAACTGTTGCAGCGTAATATTTTACTCTATGGGGTTGGTGGGGTGATCGCTCCTTTTATCGCTATTAAGGTTATCGATGTTGT is a window encoding:
- the kdpB gene encoding potassium-transporting ATPase subunit KdpB, giving the protein MSINRTASPRQPGGPRDSRRHTPKVDLSGLYKRAFGDAFAKLHPRIMIKNPVMFVVWVGTIVTFFVTLNPNLFGPVDGDNPRLFNGLITLVLFFTILFANFAEAVAEGRGKAQADALRSTKSDTIARKLLPDGSITEVNSTSLRKGDRVKVISGDMIPADGEVIDGVASVDESAITGESAPVLKETGSDVASSVTGGTRIISDELVIRITADPGKGFIDRMIALVEGAERSKTPNEIALTVLLAVLTLVFLIAVATIPTPANYVNARVNIAILIALLVALIPTTIGGLLSAIGIAGMDRVAQFNVVATSGRAVEACGDINTLVLDKTGTITLGNRLAEEFIPIHAHSVEEVASLALAASIFDTTPEGKSIIRLAEKLGAKIDFDVNQAQGVDFSARTRMSGTDLPDGNEVRKGAVDAIRGFVRSRGGQSGTDLEEAYERVSRLGGTPLALCKNNEIYGVIYLKDIIKPGIRERFDQLRRMGVRTVMLTGDNRITASVIAQEAGVDDFIAEATPEDKIEVIQNEQAQGKLVAMTGDGTNDAPALAQANVGVAMNSGTQAAKEAANMVDLDSDPTKLIDLVTIGKQLLITRGALTTFSIANDISKYFAIIPAMFTDVGLGPLNIMGLASSQSAVLSALIYNALIIPALIPLALKGVRFRPLTANQLLQRNILLYGVGGVIAPFIAIKVIDVVISVVGLA